The Rhinolophus ferrumequinum isolate MPI-CBG mRhiFer1 chromosome 6, mRhiFer1_v1.p, whole genome shotgun sequence genome has a window encoding:
- the IPO4 gene encoding importin-4 isoform X1 — protein sequence MEPAGLEQILRELLLPDTERIRQATEQLQIALRDPAALPALCDSLASAADPQIRQFAALLIRRRLSTRWRRLGAEHRESLKSLVLTAFQRETEHNVSLSLAQLAATIFRKEGLASWPQLMQLLQHSTHSPHIPEREKGLLLLSVVVTSRPEAFRPHHRELLRLLNETLGEVGSPGLLFYSLRTLTTMVPYLGADDVPLVQMLVPKLIMAIQTLILVDEAKACEAMEALDELLESEVPIITSHLSDVLTFCLEVARNMALSDAIRVRILCCLSFLVKVKSKALLKNRLLSPLLHTLFPIMAAEPPLGQLDPEDQDSEEEELEIGLVGETPKHSAVQVVDMLALHLPPEKLCPPLMPMLQEALQSESPYQRKAGLLVLAVLSDGAGDHIRQRLLPPLLQIVCKGLEDPSQVVRNAALFALGQFSENLQPHISSYSGEVMPLLLAYLKSVPPGHTHHLAKACYALENFVENLGPKVQPYLPELMECMLQPLRNPSTPRAKELAVSALGAIATAAQASLLPYFPTIMEHLREFLVTSHEDLQPVRIQSLETLGVLARAVGEPMRPLAEECCQLGLGLCDQVDDPDLRRCTYSLFAALSGLMGEGLGLYLPQITTLMLLSLRSTEGIVPLYDGSSSFLLFDDESDGEEEEELMDEDEEEEDDSEISGYSVENAFFDEKEDTCTALGEIAVNTSVAFLPYMESVFEEVFRALECPHLSVRKAAHEALGQFCCALHKACQSCPSEPNTAALQAALARVVPSYMQAVYRERERQVVMAVLEVLTAVLRSCGTFTLQPPGSLADLCNMLKAVLQRKTACQDTDEDDDDEDQAEYDAMLLEHAGEAIPALAAVAGGDAFAPFFAGFLPLLLCKTKQSCTVAEKSFAVGTLAESIQGLGAASAQFVSRLLPVLQSAAWEADAEVRSNAIFGLGVLAEHGGRPAQEHFPKLRGLLLPLLARERHDRVRDNICGALARLLMASPKGKPEPQVLAALLHALPLKEDLEEWVTIGHLFSFLYQSSPDQVVDVAPELLRICSLIQADSRVPADTKAALLLLLTFLAKQHADSFHSALGSLPGDKAQELQASLGLT from the exons ATGGAGCCCGCCGGCCTGGAGCAGATCTTGCGGGAGCTGCTGCTGCCAGACACCGAGCGCATCCGCCAG GCCACGGAGCAGCTCCAGATCGCTCTTCGGGACCCCGCCGCTCTGCCTGCGCTCTGCGACTCGCTGGCCTCGGCGGCCGACCCTCAG ATCCGCCAGTTCGCAGCTTTGCTGATCCGCAGACGACTGAGCACCCGCTGGCGACGGCTCGGTGCGGAACACcgggagag CCTCAAGTCCCTGGTCTTGACTGCCttccagagagagacaga GCACAATGTGAGCCTTAGCTTGGCCCAGCTCGCAGCCACCATTTTTCGAAAGGAAGGCCTGGCGTCCTGGCCTCAACTCATGCAGCTTCTTCAACACAGTACCCACAGCCCCCACATTCCTGAGAGAGAG AAGGGGCTTTTGCTGCTAAGTGTCGTGGTGACCTCCCGGCCTGAGGCCTTCCGACCCCACCATCGAGAACTTCTTCGGCTTCTGAATGAGACCCTTGGTGAGGTGGGCTCTCCTGGGCTCCTCTTCTACTCCCTGCGCACTCTCACCACCATGGTCCCTTACCTCGGCGCTGATGACGTG CCTCTTGTGCAGATGTTGGTGCCCAAGCTCATCATGGCCATCCAGACTCTCATCCTTGTAGACGAG GCAAAGGCCTGTGAGGCCATGGAGGCCCTGGATGAACTGCTGGAGTCAGAGGTGCCCATCATCACCTCCCACCTCTCTGACGTCCTCACATTTTGCCTGGAG GTGGCTAGAAACATGGCCCTGAGTGATGCAATACGTGTACGTATTCTCTGCTGCCTCAGTTTTTTGGTCAAAGTCAAGAGCAAG GCCTTACTGAAGAATCGTCTCCTGTCCCCCTTGCTGCACACGCTTTTCCCCATTATGGCTGCCGAGCCCCCCTTGGGCCAGCTAGATCCTGAGGACCAGGATTCAGAAGAGGAAGAGCTGGAGATTGGGCTGGTGGGAGAGACGCCCAAGCACTCTGCTGTACAG GTTGTAGACATGCTGGCACTACATTTGCCCCCCGAGAAGCTCTGTCCCCCGCTG ATGCCCATGCTGCAAGAGGCGCTGCAGAGCGAGAGCCCCTACCAGCGCAAGGCTGGGCTCCTGGTGCTGGCCGTGCTGTCCGACGGAGCTGGTGACCACATCCGACAGAG ACTGCTGCCCCCACTACTGCAGATCGTGTGCAAGGGCCTAGAAGACCCGTCGCAAGTTGTACGCAATGCCGCGCTGTTTGCCCTGGGCCAGTTCTCAGAGAACCTACAG ccccataTCAGCAGCTACTCAGGGGAGGTGATGCCACTGCTCCTTGCCTACCTGAAGTCAGTGCCTCCCGGGCACACACACCACCTAGCCAAGGCCTGCTATGCCCTGGAGAATTTCGTGGAGAACCTAG GGCCTAAAGTGCAGCCCTACCTTCCGGAGCTTATGGAATGTATGCTGCAGCCTCTGAGGAATCCCAGCACGCCCCGGGCCAAGGAACTGGCTGTGAGCGCCCTGGGGGCCATTG CTACGGCTGCCCAGGCCTCCCTACTGCCCTACTTCCCCACCATCATGGAGCACCTGCGGGAATTCCTGGTGACAAGCCATGAGGACCTTCAGCCTGTGCGGATCCAGAGCCTGG AGACGCTAGGGGTGCTGGCACGAGCAGTGGGGGAGCCCATGAGGCCGCTGGCTGAGGAATGCTGCCAGCTGGGGCTGGGCCTTTGCGATCAGGTAGACGACCCTGATTTGCGACGCTGCAC GTACAGCCTCTTTGCAGCCTTATCGGGGCTGATGGGTGAGGGCCTGGGGCTCTACCTGCCACAAATCACCACACTCATGCTGTTGTCACTGCGTTCAACCGAGGGCATTGTG CCTCTGTACGACGGCAGCAGCTCCTTCCTTCTGTTTGACGACGAGAGcgatggggaggaagaggaggagctcATGGATGAGgacgaggaagaggaggatgactCAGAGATCTCAGG GTACAGTGTGGAGAACGCCTTCTTCGATGAGAAGGAAGACACCTGCACTGCCCTGGGGGAGATCGCTGTTAACACCAG TGTGGCCTTCCTTCCCTACATGGAGAGTGTCTTTGAAGAAGTGTTCAGAGCTCTGGAG TGCCCTCACCTGAGTGTGCGCAAGGCAGCCCATGAGGCCCTGGGTCAGTTCTGCTGTGCGCTGCACAAGGCCTGTCAGAGCTGCCCCTCGGAACCCAACACTGCTG CTCTGCAGGCTGCCCTGGCCCGGGTGGTGCCATCCTACATGCAGGCAGTGTACAGGGAACGGGAGCGCCAGGTGGTGATGGCCGTGCTAGAGGTCCTGACAGCTGTGCTGCGCAGCTGCGGGACCTTCACGTTGCAGCCCCCTGGGAGCCTCGCTGACCTCTGCAACATGCTAAAGGCCGTGCTGCAAAGGAAG ACAGCCTGCCAGGACACTGACGAGGACGACGACGACGAGGACCAA GCTGAATACGACGCCATGTTGCTAGAGCACGCTGGTGAGGCCATCCCTGCCCTGGCAGCCGTGGCTGGGGGAGACGCCTTTGCCCCCTTCTTTGCCGGCTTCTTGCCATTATTGCTCTGTAAGACG AAACAGAGCTGCACAGTGGCAGAGAAGTCCTTTGCGGTGGGGACGCTGGCGGAGTCCATACAGGGCCTGGGTGCCGCCTCAGCCCAGTTTGTGTCCCGCCTGCTCCCTGTGCTGCAGAGCGCCGCCTGGGAAGCAGACGCTGAGGTGCGGAGCAATGCCATCTTTGGGCTGGGCGTGCTGGCCGAGCACGGGGGCCGCCCTGCCCAGGA ACACTTCCCTAAGCTGCGGGGGCTCTTGTTGCCCCTCTTGGCGCGGGAGCGTCATGATCGTGTCCGTGACAACATCTGTGGGGCACTCGCCCGCCTGCTGATGGCCAGTCCCAAAGGGAAACCAGAGCCCCAG GTGCTGGCTGCCCTGCTGCACGCCCTGCCGCTGAAGGAAGACTTGGAGGAGTGGGTCACCATAGGGCATCTCTTCAGCTTCTTGTACCAGAGCAGCCCTGACCAG GTCGTAGATGTGGCTCCTGAGCTCCTGCGCATCTGCAGTCTCATTCAGGCTGACAGCAGGGTCCCAGCAG ACACCAAGGCTGCACTGCTGCTGCTCCTGACGTTCTTGGCCAAACAGCACGCCGACAGCTTCCATTCAGCACTGGGCTCGCTGCCTGGCGACAAGGCACAGGAGCTCCAGGCCAGCCTAGGCCTCACCTAA
- the IPO4 gene encoding importin-4 isoform X3, with protein MEPAGLEQILRELLLPDTERIRQATEQLQIALRDPAALPALCDSLASAADPQIRQFAALLIRRRLSTRWRRLGAEHRESLKSLVLTAFQRETEHNVSLSLAQLAATIFRKEGLASWPQLMQLLQHSTHSPHIPEREKGLLLLSVVVTSRPEAFRPHHRELLRLLNETLGEVGSPGLLFYSLRTLTTMVPYLGADDVPLVQMLVPKLIMAIQTLILVDEAKACEAMEALDELLESEVPIITSHLSDVLTFCLEVARNMALSDAIRVRILCCLSFLVKVKSKALLKNRLLSPLLHTLFPIMAAEPPLGQLDPEDQDSEEEELEIGLVGETPKHSAVQVVDMLALHLPPEKLCPPLMPMLQEALQSESPYQRKAGLLVLAVLSDGAGDHIRQRLLPPLLQIVCKGLEDPSQVVRNAALFALGQFSENLQPHISSYSGEVMPLLLAYLKSVPPGHTHHLAKACYALENFVENLGPKVQPYLPELMECMLQPLRNPSTPRAKELAVSALGAIATAAQASLLPYFPTIMEHLREFLVTSHEDLQPVRIQSLETLGVLARAVGEPMRPLAEECCQLGLGLCDQVDDPDLRRCTYSLFAALSGLMGEGLGLYLPQITTLMLLSLRSTEGIVPLYDGSSSFLLFDDESDGEEEEELMDEDEEEEDDSEISGVENAFFDEKEDTCTALGEIAVNTSVAFLPYMESVFEEVFRALECPHLSVRKAAHEALGQFCCALHKACQSCPSEPNTAALQAALARVVPSYMQAVYRERERQVVMAVLEVLTAVLRSCGTFTLQPPGSLADLCNMLKAVLQRKTACQDTDEDDDDEDQAEYDAMLLEHAGEAIPALAAVAGGDAFAPFFAGFLPLLLCKTKQSCTVAEKSFAVGTLAESIQGLGAASAQFVSRLLPVLQSAAWEADAEVRSNAIFGLGVLAEHGGRPAQEHFPKLRGLLLPLLARERHDRVRDNICGALARLLMASPKGKPEPQVLAALLHALPLKEDLEEWVTIGHLFSFLYQSSPDQVVDVAPELLRICSLIQADSRVPADTKAALLLLLTFLAKQHADSFHSALGSLPGDKAQELQASLGLT; from the exons ATGGAGCCCGCCGGCCTGGAGCAGATCTTGCGGGAGCTGCTGCTGCCAGACACCGAGCGCATCCGCCAG GCCACGGAGCAGCTCCAGATCGCTCTTCGGGACCCCGCCGCTCTGCCTGCGCTCTGCGACTCGCTGGCCTCGGCGGCCGACCCTCAG ATCCGCCAGTTCGCAGCTTTGCTGATCCGCAGACGACTGAGCACCCGCTGGCGACGGCTCGGTGCGGAACACcgggagag CCTCAAGTCCCTGGTCTTGACTGCCttccagagagagacaga GCACAATGTGAGCCTTAGCTTGGCCCAGCTCGCAGCCACCATTTTTCGAAAGGAAGGCCTGGCGTCCTGGCCTCAACTCATGCAGCTTCTTCAACACAGTACCCACAGCCCCCACATTCCTGAGAGAGAG AAGGGGCTTTTGCTGCTAAGTGTCGTGGTGACCTCCCGGCCTGAGGCCTTCCGACCCCACCATCGAGAACTTCTTCGGCTTCTGAATGAGACCCTTGGTGAGGTGGGCTCTCCTGGGCTCCTCTTCTACTCCCTGCGCACTCTCACCACCATGGTCCCTTACCTCGGCGCTGATGACGTG CCTCTTGTGCAGATGTTGGTGCCCAAGCTCATCATGGCCATCCAGACTCTCATCCTTGTAGACGAG GCAAAGGCCTGTGAGGCCATGGAGGCCCTGGATGAACTGCTGGAGTCAGAGGTGCCCATCATCACCTCCCACCTCTCTGACGTCCTCACATTTTGCCTGGAG GTGGCTAGAAACATGGCCCTGAGTGATGCAATACGTGTACGTATTCTCTGCTGCCTCAGTTTTTTGGTCAAAGTCAAGAGCAAG GCCTTACTGAAGAATCGTCTCCTGTCCCCCTTGCTGCACACGCTTTTCCCCATTATGGCTGCCGAGCCCCCCTTGGGCCAGCTAGATCCTGAGGACCAGGATTCAGAAGAGGAAGAGCTGGAGATTGGGCTGGTGGGAGAGACGCCCAAGCACTCTGCTGTACAG GTTGTAGACATGCTGGCACTACATTTGCCCCCCGAGAAGCTCTGTCCCCCGCTG ATGCCCATGCTGCAAGAGGCGCTGCAGAGCGAGAGCCCCTACCAGCGCAAGGCTGGGCTCCTGGTGCTGGCCGTGCTGTCCGACGGAGCTGGTGACCACATCCGACAGAG ACTGCTGCCCCCACTACTGCAGATCGTGTGCAAGGGCCTAGAAGACCCGTCGCAAGTTGTACGCAATGCCGCGCTGTTTGCCCTGGGCCAGTTCTCAGAGAACCTACAG ccccataTCAGCAGCTACTCAGGGGAGGTGATGCCACTGCTCCTTGCCTACCTGAAGTCAGTGCCTCCCGGGCACACACACCACCTAGCCAAGGCCTGCTATGCCCTGGAGAATTTCGTGGAGAACCTAG GGCCTAAAGTGCAGCCCTACCTTCCGGAGCTTATGGAATGTATGCTGCAGCCTCTGAGGAATCCCAGCACGCCCCGGGCCAAGGAACTGGCTGTGAGCGCCCTGGGGGCCATTG CTACGGCTGCCCAGGCCTCCCTACTGCCCTACTTCCCCACCATCATGGAGCACCTGCGGGAATTCCTGGTGACAAGCCATGAGGACCTTCAGCCTGTGCGGATCCAGAGCCTGG AGACGCTAGGGGTGCTGGCACGAGCAGTGGGGGAGCCCATGAGGCCGCTGGCTGAGGAATGCTGCCAGCTGGGGCTGGGCCTTTGCGATCAGGTAGACGACCCTGATTTGCGACGCTGCAC GTACAGCCTCTTTGCAGCCTTATCGGGGCTGATGGGTGAGGGCCTGGGGCTCTACCTGCCACAAATCACCACACTCATGCTGTTGTCACTGCGTTCAACCGAGGGCATTGTG CCTCTGTACGACGGCAGCAGCTCCTTCCTTCTGTTTGACGACGAGAGcgatggggaggaagaggaggagctcATGGATGAGgacgaggaagaggaggatgactCAGAGATCTCAGG TGTGGAGAACGCCTTCTTCGATGAGAAGGAAGACACCTGCACTGCCCTGGGGGAGATCGCTGTTAACACCAG TGTGGCCTTCCTTCCCTACATGGAGAGTGTCTTTGAAGAAGTGTTCAGAGCTCTGGAG TGCCCTCACCTGAGTGTGCGCAAGGCAGCCCATGAGGCCCTGGGTCAGTTCTGCTGTGCGCTGCACAAGGCCTGTCAGAGCTGCCCCTCGGAACCCAACACTGCTG CTCTGCAGGCTGCCCTGGCCCGGGTGGTGCCATCCTACATGCAGGCAGTGTACAGGGAACGGGAGCGCCAGGTGGTGATGGCCGTGCTAGAGGTCCTGACAGCTGTGCTGCGCAGCTGCGGGACCTTCACGTTGCAGCCCCCTGGGAGCCTCGCTGACCTCTGCAACATGCTAAAGGCCGTGCTGCAAAGGAAG ACAGCCTGCCAGGACACTGACGAGGACGACGACGACGAGGACCAA GCTGAATACGACGCCATGTTGCTAGAGCACGCTGGTGAGGCCATCCCTGCCCTGGCAGCCGTGGCTGGGGGAGACGCCTTTGCCCCCTTCTTTGCCGGCTTCTTGCCATTATTGCTCTGTAAGACG AAACAGAGCTGCACAGTGGCAGAGAAGTCCTTTGCGGTGGGGACGCTGGCGGAGTCCATACAGGGCCTGGGTGCCGCCTCAGCCCAGTTTGTGTCCCGCCTGCTCCCTGTGCTGCAGAGCGCCGCCTGGGAAGCAGACGCTGAGGTGCGGAGCAATGCCATCTTTGGGCTGGGCGTGCTGGCCGAGCACGGGGGCCGCCCTGCCCAGGA ACACTTCCCTAAGCTGCGGGGGCTCTTGTTGCCCCTCTTGGCGCGGGAGCGTCATGATCGTGTCCGTGACAACATCTGTGGGGCACTCGCCCGCCTGCTGATGGCCAGTCCCAAAGGGAAACCAGAGCCCCAG GTGCTGGCTGCCCTGCTGCACGCCCTGCCGCTGAAGGAAGACTTGGAGGAGTGGGTCACCATAGGGCATCTCTTCAGCTTCTTGTACCAGAGCAGCCCTGACCAG GTCGTAGATGTGGCTCCTGAGCTCCTGCGCATCTGCAGTCTCATTCAGGCTGACAGCAGGGTCCCAGCAG ACACCAAGGCTGCACTGCTGCTGCTCCTGACGTTCTTGGCCAAACAGCACGCCGACAGCTTCCATTCAGCACTGGGCTCGCTGCCTGGCGACAAGGCACAGGAGCTCCAGGCCAGCCTAGGCCTCACCTAA
- the IPO4 gene encoding importin-4 isoform X2, whose product MEPAGLEQILRELLLPDTERIRQATEQLQIALRDPAALPALCDSLASAADPQIRQFAALLIRRRLSTRWRRLGAEHRESLKSLVLTAFQRETEHNVSLSLAQLAATIFRKEGLASWPQLMQLLQHSTHSPHIPEREKGLLLLSVVVTSRPEAFRPHHRELLRLLNETLGEVGSPGLLFYSLRTLTTMVPYLGADDVPLVQMLVPKLIMAIQTLILVDEAKACEAMEALDELLESEVPIITSHLSDVLTFCLEVARNMALSDAIRVRILCCLSFLVKVKSKALLKNRLLSPLLHTLFPIMAAEPPLGQLDPEDQDSEEEELEIGLVGETPKHSAVQVVDMLALHLPPEKLCPPLMPMLQEALQSESPYQRKAGLLVLAVLSDGAGDHIRQRLLPPLLQIVCKGLEDPSQVVRNAALFALGQFSENLQPHISSYSGEVMPLLLAYLKSVPPGHTHHLAKACYALENFVENLGPKVQPYLPELMECMLQPLRNPSTPRAKELAVSALGAIATAAQASLLPYFPTIMEHLREFLVTSHEDLQPVRIQSLETLGVLARAVGEPMRPLAEECCQLGLGLCDQVDDPDLRRCTYSLFAALSGLMGEGLGLYLPQITTLMLLSLRSTEGIVPLYDGSSSFLLFDDESDGEEEEELMDEDEEEEDDSEISGYSVENAFFDEKEDTCTALGEIAVNTSVAFLPYMESVFEEVFRALECPHLSVRKAAHEALGQFCCALHKACQSCPSEPNTAALQAALARVVPSYMQAVYRERERQVVMAVLEVLTAVLRSCGTFTLQPPGSLADLCNMLKAVLQRKTACQDTDEDDDDEDQAEYDAMLLEHAGEAIPALAAVAGGDAFAPFFAGFLPLLLCKTSCTVAEKSFAVGTLAESIQGLGAASAQFVSRLLPVLQSAAWEADAEVRSNAIFGLGVLAEHGGRPAQEHFPKLRGLLLPLLARERHDRVRDNICGALARLLMASPKGKPEPQVLAALLHALPLKEDLEEWVTIGHLFSFLYQSSPDQVVDVAPELLRICSLIQADSRVPADTKAALLLLLTFLAKQHADSFHSALGSLPGDKAQELQASLGLT is encoded by the exons ATGGAGCCCGCCGGCCTGGAGCAGATCTTGCGGGAGCTGCTGCTGCCAGACACCGAGCGCATCCGCCAG GCCACGGAGCAGCTCCAGATCGCTCTTCGGGACCCCGCCGCTCTGCCTGCGCTCTGCGACTCGCTGGCCTCGGCGGCCGACCCTCAG ATCCGCCAGTTCGCAGCTTTGCTGATCCGCAGACGACTGAGCACCCGCTGGCGACGGCTCGGTGCGGAACACcgggagag CCTCAAGTCCCTGGTCTTGACTGCCttccagagagagacaga GCACAATGTGAGCCTTAGCTTGGCCCAGCTCGCAGCCACCATTTTTCGAAAGGAAGGCCTGGCGTCCTGGCCTCAACTCATGCAGCTTCTTCAACACAGTACCCACAGCCCCCACATTCCTGAGAGAGAG AAGGGGCTTTTGCTGCTAAGTGTCGTGGTGACCTCCCGGCCTGAGGCCTTCCGACCCCACCATCGAGAACTTCTTCGGCTTCTGAATGAGACCCTTGGTGAGGTGGGCTCTCCTGGGCTCCTCTTCTACTCCCTGCGCACTCTCACCACCATGGTCCCTTACCTCGGCGCTGATGACGTG CCTCTTGTGCAGATGTTGGTGCCCAAGCTCATCATGGCCATCCAGACTCTCATCCTTGTAGACGAG GCAAAGGCCTGTGAGGCCATGGAGGCCCTGGATGAACTGCTGGAGTCAGAGGTGCCCATCATCACCTCCCACCTCTCTGACGTCCTCACATTTTGCCTGGAG GTGGCTAGAAACATGGCCCTGAGTGATGCAATACGTGTACGTATTCTCTGCTGCCTCAGTTTTTTGGTCAAAGTCAAGAGCAAG GCCTTACTGAAGAATCGTCTCCTGTCCCCCTTGCTGCACACGCTTTTCCCCATTATGGCTGCCGAGCCCCCCTTGGGCCAGCTAGATCCTGAGGACCAGGATTCAGAAGAGGAAGAGCTGGAGATTGGGCTGGTGGGAGAGACGCCCAAGCACTCTGCTGTACAG GTTGTAGACATGCTGGCACTACATTTGCCCCCCGAGAAGCTCTGTCCCCCGCTG ATGCCCATGCTGCAAGAGGCGCTGCAGAGCGAGAGCCCCTACCAGCGCAAGGCTGGGCTCCTGGTGCTGGCCGTGCTGTCCGACGGAGCTGGTGACCACATCCGACAGAG ACTGCTGCCCCCACTACTGCAGATCGTGTGCAAGGGCCTAGAAGACCCGTCGCAAGTTGTACGCAATGCCGCGCTGTTTGCCCTGGGCCAGTTCTCAGAGAACCTACAG ccccataTCAGCAGCTACTCAGGGGAGGTGATGCCACTGCTCCTTGCCTACCTGAAGTCAGTGCCTCCCGGGCACACACACCACCTAGCCAAGGCCTGCTATGCCCTGGAGAATTTCGTGGAGAACCTAG GGCCTAAAGTGCAGCCCTACCTTCCGGAGCTTATGGAATGTATGCTGCAGCCTCTGAGGAATCCCAGCACGCCCCGGGCCAAGGAACTGGCTGTGAGCGCCCTGGGGGCCATTG CTACGGCTGCCCAGGCCTCCCTACTGCCCTACTTCCCCACCATCATGGAGCACCTGCGGGAATTCCTGGTGACAAGCCATGAGGACCTTCAGCCTGTGCGGATCCAGAGCCTGG AGACGCTAGGGGTGCTGGCACGAGCAGTGGGGGAGCCCATGAGGCCGCTGGCTGAGGAATGCTGCCAGCTGGGGCTGGGCCTTTGCGATCAGGTAGACGACCCTGATTTGCGACGCTGCAC GTACAGCCTCTTTGCAGCCTTATCGGGGCTGATGGGTGAGGGCCTGGGGCTCTACCTGCCACAAATCACCACACTCATGCTGTTGTCACTGCGTTCAACCGAGGGCATTGTG CCTCTGTACGACGGCAGCAGCTCCTTCCTTCTGTTTGACGACGAGAGcgatggggaggaagaggaggagctcATGGATGAGgacgaggaagaggaggatgactCAGAGATCTCAGG GTACAGTGTGGAGAACGCCTTCTTCGATGAGAAGGAAGACACCTGCACTGCCCTGGGGGAGATCGCTGTTAACACCAG TGTGGCCTTCCTTCCCTACATGGAGAGTGTCTTTGAAGAAGTGTTCAGAGCTCTGGAG TGCCCTCACCTGAGTGTGCGCAAGGCAGCCCATGAGGCCCTGGGTCAGTTCTGCTGTGCGCTGCACAAGGCCTGTCAGAGCTGCCCCTCGGAACCCAACACTGCTG CTCTGCAGGCTGCCCTGGCCCGGGTGGTGCCATCCTACATGCAGGCAGTGTACAGGGAACGGGAGCGCCAGGTGGTGATGGCCGTGCTAGAGGTCCTGACAGCTGTGCTGCGCAGCTGCGGGACCTTCACGTTGCAGCCCCCTGGGAGCCTCGCTGACCTCTGCAACATGCTAAAGGCCGTGCTGCAAAGGAAG ACAGCCTGCCAGGACACTGACGAGGACGACGACGACGAGGACCAA GCTGAATACGACGCCATGTTGCTAGAGCACGCTGGTGAGGCCATCCCTGCCCTGGCAGCCGTGGCTGGGGGAGACGCCTTTGCCCCCTTCTTTGCCGGCTTCTTGCCATTATTGCTCTGTAAGACG AGCTGCACAGTGGCAGAGAAGTCCTTTGCGGTGGGGACGCTGGCGGAGTCCATACAGGGCCTGGGTGCCGCCTCAGCCCAGTTTGTGTCCCGCCTGCTCCCTGTGCTGCAGAGCGCCGCCTGGGAAGCAGACGCTGAGGTGCGGAGCAATGCCATCTTTGGGCTGGGCGTGCTGGCCGAGCACGGGGGCCGCCCTGCCCAGGA ACACTTCCCTAAGCTGCGGGGGCTCTTGTTGCCCCTCTTGGCGCGGGAGCGTCATGATCGTGTCCGTGACAACATCTGTGGGGCACTCGCCCGCCTGCTGATGGCCAGTCCCAAAGGGAAACCAGAGCCCCAG GTGCTGGCTGCCCTGCTGCACGCCCTGCCGCTGAAGGAAGACTTGGAGGAGTGGGTCACCATAGGGCATCTCTTCAGCTTCTTGTACCAGAGCAGCCCTGACCAG GTCGTAGATGTGGCTCCTGAGCTCCTGCGCATCTGCAGTCTCATTCAGGCTGACAGCAGGGTCCCAGCAG ACACCAAGGCTGCACTGCTGCTGCTCCTGACGTTCTTGGCCAAACAGCACGCCGACAGCTTCCATTCAGCACTGGGCTCGCTGCCTGGCGACAAGGCACAGGAGCTCCAGGCCAGCCTAGGCCTCACCTAA